The sequence below is a genomic window from Terriglobia bacterium.
TGGTCCTTCGTTCCGGTCGTCAATGCCTTCGCGGCCGCCGCTCCCGCGCGCGAAACCGATCTGCTCGCCGTCACGAAAGCGGCGCACGATCTCGCGGAGAATATGAATATCGTTCCGCTGAAGAATTCCGCCATCATTTCCGTCAATTACTCGTCGGCCAACCCGGCGCAGGCCTCCTGCATCCTGAAAGCAGTCGGAAAACTCTACATGGATAAACACCTCGCCGTGCATCGGCCAGGTGGCGCGTTTCAGTTCTTCAAACAGGAAGCCGACCGCTACAAGGACGAGCTGGAAGGTATCGAGACACAGCTCGCTTCGTTCGGACAGGAACAGCAACTCGT
It includes:
- a CDS encoding Wzz/FepE/Etk N-terminal domain-containing protein, with product MNTITLREAVAIAFRRKHIIGFSFLGIFGLIALLLSFVPNTYDAEMKILVKQTRVDPLVSPNPEQPERVGNLTEQDLESEAELLKSRDVLEGAAGQCAVQKPGLDVWSFVPVVNAFAAAAPARETDLLAVTKAAHDLAENMNIVPLKNSAIISVNYSSANPAQASCILKAVGKLYMDKHLAVHRPGGAFQFFKQEADRYKDELEGIETQLASFGQEQQLV